The Rhodoligotrophos appendicifer sequence ATATAGCCGTGGGTCAGGTCGCAGGACCAGACCGTGGCACGCCCGTCGCCGACGCCGACATCGACGTCGATCGTGATGTCGCGACCCTTCATATGCGGCACGACATCCGGCTCGTGATAGTCGGGATCGCGCATGCCGGCGACGGCGACCTGGATCCCGCCGATGGCGATGCGGAGCTTGTCGCGCGATGCCGCCTCCCCCGACTTGCCCACTGCCATGACGATCCTTCCCCAATTCGCATCGGCCCCGGCGATTGCCGTTTTGACCAGCGGCGAATTGCCGATCGTCAGCCCGATCCGTCGAGCCGCGAGGTCGCTCTCGGCTCCCGTGACCGTGATCGTCATCAGCTTCTGTGCGCCCTCGCCATCGCGAACGACGAGCAGGGCCAGTTCCCGGGTGACCGTGTCCAAGGCCTGGCGGAAATCATCCAGTTCCGGATCCGTCTCGGAGACGTCGGCCGCATTGCCGGCTTGTCCGGTGGCGAAGATCAGCACCGTGTCGCTGGTCGACGTGTCCCCGTCCACCGTGGTGCAGTTGAAGCTCTTGTCGACGCTCGCCGTGAGCAGAGCCTGCAGGATCGGCTGAGGCAGGGCTGCATCGGTAAAGAGGAAGGCCAGCATGGTCGCCATGTCCGGGGCGATCATGCCGGAGCCCTTGGCGATGCCGTTGATGGTCACGGACTTGCCCCCGAGCCGGGCCGTGGCCGTGGCGCTCTTGGGGAACGTGTCGGTGGTCATGATCGCCCGGGCGGCCTCGGCCCATTTCGTCTCGTCGACCGCAGCGGCAAGACTGTCGAGGGCCGCGAGAATGGGCGCCGTGGGCAGGGGCTCGCCGATGACCCCGGTCGAGGCGAGATAGACTTCCTCACGCCGGCATCCTACGGCCCGCGCGACGGCGTCGGCCGAGATCGCGACGGCCTCGTCGCCGATCCGGCCGGTGAAGGCATTTGCATTGCCGGAGTTGACCAGCAGGGCGCGGGCGCCGCCATGGCCAAGCTGTTGGCGGCACCAATCGACGGGTGCGGATGCGGTCTTGGAGCGGGTGAGGCTCCCTGCGGCCACGGTGCCCGGGGGCAGCACCGCCAGCATCAAATCGGTCCGTCCCTTGTAGCGTATCCCGGCCTCGACGGCCGCAAGGCGGACGCCGGCGATGGGGTTCAGCGAAGGATTTGAGTCGGGGGCAAGAGGAGATACGGGCAGCTTGGTCGCCATGAGCATGTCCACAAATGAACGCGGCATGCCCGGTTGGCATGCCGCTGGTTTTTCATATCATAGCGCTGCGGAGAGTGTCGTCTATTGCGCCGGTTTCGCCTGCGCCGGTGGTTGTCCCGGTTGCGTGGGTTGCTGGCCCTTCTGCATCTCTTCCATCTGGGTCTTGAGACGCTTCAGATCGGGATCCACGAGCTCCACGTCCGAAGCCTTGCGGAGCTCGGCCACCTTCTCCTGGACCTTTTGCCGGAGGACGATGAGCGTCAGACCGTTCTTGACCTTCTCATAGGGTTCCGCGCCTCCCTGCTTGCGCTCGACGACCTTGATGATATGCCAGCCATACTGGGTCTTCACGGGATCCGAAATCTCACCCGGCTTAAGCGCGAAGGCGACCTGGGAAAATTCCGGAACCATCTCGTCAGCGCTGAAGAAATCGAGGTCGCCTCCATATTGGGCGGACCCGTCCTTGCTGATCTGCTTGGCAAGGTCTTCGAAATTCGCGCCCGCTTTGATTTTGGTGAGCGCGTCCTGTGCCTGCTCTTCGGTGTCGACGAGGATGTGCTTGGCATGAACGCGCTCGGAGGCGTTCACTTTGGCCGCTTGCTCGTCATAGATCTTGCGGACTTCCTCTTCCTTCACTGTCGGCTGGATCTTCGCCTGGAAGAAGGCGTCGCGAAGCGCCTTGGCCTGATAGAAAGCGAGCCGGCGCTTGTACTCGTTCGTATCGGCGATCGATTCCTTGACGCCCTCCTGAGCCATCAGGTGACGTTCGATGAGGTATTCGACCACGAAGGCATAGCGCAGCTGCGGGGGCACTTCCGAGAGCTGCGGGAGATCGTCGGCAGCCAGCTTCACCTCGGAGGCATGGATCTCGTATCCGTTGACCTTGGCGACGACGGGATCCTCGGGGGGAACCTGCTGCGCCATCGCCATCGGCGATAGGGTCAAAGCGATTGCGACTGCTGCGACGGAGCACAGTCCCTTCTTCAACGTCATGGTTTCTCCCAATCCTCTGCCGGCCGCACTTGTCTGCGCGCCATGCTGGAGCCCTCTTGAACCCAGATTTCGGCGACAATGTGCCAGGGATCTCGCGTCCAACTGGCCCAACCTCCATGTCGCATGCCCGAACAATGGCGATAAAGGTCCCGGCATGCAAGCATGGAAACCTGTCCCCGATGCAGCGTCGAGACGCCTCACGAGCTGCTTCGTCAATTGAAAGTGAACGTCTCCCGTTCTATGTGATGTGCCATATCGTTACCCTTTGCCGCATTTGCTTCACTCCTGGTCTGAGGCCTGAGCGCCTTGCAATGTCGACGGGTCGCGACGAGATCGCAAATTGCACGGATTGCGCCGCTCCAGTAGAACACGGCGGAAAACGTGCGGGATGCATTGCAGCCGACATCAGCGGCCACAAGGACTCTGCCTATGGTTTCCTTCTCAGCGCTTGCCTCGAAGATCTTTGGAACCTCCAACGAGAAGCGGCTAAAGCGCTATTACGACACAGTCGCCTCCATCAACGCGATGGAACCGGAGATCGCGCGCCTCACGGACGAGGAGCTTCGGGGGCAGACAGTGAAATTTCGCGAGCAGCTCGCGGCCGGAAAGAACCTCAATGACCTGCTCGTGCCGGCATTCGCCACGATTCGCGAAGCCGCCAAGCGGGTCTTGGGGCAGCGGCATTTCGACGTCCAGCTCATCGGCGGCATGGTCCAGCATGAGGGCAAGATCTCGGAGATGCGCACCGGCGAGGGCAAGACGCTGGTGTCGACCGCCCCCGGCTATCTCAACGCCCTGACAGGCCAGGGCGTGCATGTCGTGACGGTGAACGACTACCTGGCCAGCCGCGACGCGGAATGGATGGGGCGCGTCTATAAATTCCTTGGGCTGACGGTGGGATGCATCATTCACGGCCTCGACGACCAGCAGCGGCGCGAGGCCTACCACTGCGACATCACCTACGGCACGAACAACGAGTTCGGCTTCGACTATCTTCGCGACAACATGAAGTTCCATCTCGAGGACATGGTCCAGCGCGGACATGTCTTCGCGATCGTCGATGAGGTCGATTCGATCCTGATCGATGAGGCGCGGACGCCTCTGATCATCTCCGGTCCCCTGGAAGATCGCTCCGAGCTGTACCTCAAAGTCGATGATTTCATTCCCCTGCTTCTGCCGGAGCATTATGAGGTCGACGAGAAGCAGAAGACGGTCTCGCTGACGGAAGACGGCAACCAGCTCTTGGAAAGCCAGCTGCAGGAAGCCGGCATGCTGGAGGGCGATTCGCTCTATGACGTCGAGAATGTCTCCGTCGTCCACCACATCAATCAGGCCCTGAGGGCCCATAAGCTCTTCCAGAAGGACCGGGACTATATCGTTAAGGATGCCCAGGTCATCATCATCGACGAGTTTACGGGCCGCATGATGCCCGGTCGCCGCTATTCCGAGGGTCTTCATCAGGCGCTCGAGGCCAAGGAGCGGGTGCAGATTCAGCCCGAAAACCAGACCCTCGCCTCGATCACCTTCCAGAACTACTTCCGCCTCTACAAGAAGCTCGCCGGAATGACCGGCACGGCCGCGACGGAGGCCAACGAGTTTGACGACATCTACAAGCTGCAGGTCTTGGAGATACCGACCAACCTGCCCGTCAAGCGGATCGATGACGATGATGAAGTCTACCGGACGGCCCGCGAGAAATATCTGTCGATCATCGAGCTGGTGAAGCAGTGCCGCGAACGCGGCCAGCCCCTGCTGGTCGGCACCGCCTCGATCGAGAAGTCCGAAGTCCTGTCTGCCATGCTCAAGGAGCAGAAGGTCGTTCACAGCGTTCTGAATGCCCGCTACCACGAGCAGGAAGCCCAGATCATCGCTCAGGCCGGCGTCCCGGGCGCCGTGACGATCGCCACGAACATGGCCGGTCGCGGCACCGACATCCAGCTTGGTGGCAATGCGGACATGCGGATTGCAGCCGAGCTTTCCGACGTGACGGATGAAGCGGAATTCGCTCGCCGCGCTCAGGCGATACGGGAGGAAGTGGCCAGGCACAAGGAGACGGTGCTCGCCGCGGGAGGCCTCTATGTCGTGGGCACGGAGCGGCATGAGAGTCGCCGCATCGACAATCAGCTGCGGGGCCGTTCGGGACGCCAGGGCGATCCGGGACATTCGCGTTTCTTCCTGTCCCTTGAAGACGACCTCATGCGGATCTTTGGCTCCGAGCGCATGGACACCATGCTGCAGCGGCTCGGCATCCAGGAAGGTGAGGCGATCATCCATCCCTGGATCAACAAGGCTCTTGAGAAGGCGCAGCAGAAGGTCGAGGCACGCAACTTCGACATCCGCAAGAACGTCCTCAAATATGACGACGTCATGAACGACCAGCGCAAGGTGATCTTCGAGCAGCGTATCGAGATCATGCGTGGCCAGGAGATTTCGGACACCGTCGACGACATGCGCCACCAGGTCATCCATGATTTGGTGGCAGAGCACATTCCCGAGCGCGCCTATGCCGAGCAATGGGATGTGACTGGGCTGCATGAACGCGTCATCGAAGTGCTGGCCTATGATCTGCCGATCGAGGATTGGGCGAAGGAAGAAGGCATCGCGGACGAGGAAATCCGCGAGCGCATCGCGACCCATGTGAATGGCGGATACGAGGCCAAGCGGGAGCGCTACACACCGGACATCATGCAGCAGATCGAGAAGGCCGTTCTGCTCCAGACCTTGGACCATCTGTGGCGCGAGCACCTCGTGACCCTGGATCACCTGCGTCAAGCCGTCAGTCTGCGCGGATACGCTCAGCGCGATCCGCTGAACGAGTACAAGACCGAGGCCTTTACCCTCTTTGAATCCGTGCTTGCCAGACTACGCGAAGCGGTGACCGCCCAGCTGATGCGTGTCGAGCTCGCGCAGGACGTCCCTCCGGAATTCCTGGAGCATGATGAACTCCCGATGATGGAGGCCCATCATGCCAATCCGTTTACCGGCGAGGACGAGATGAACGAGCCCGCGCTCGCCTTTGCCGGCGGCGCACAATGGGGCGGCCCCTCGCGGATGGCGGCGGAACCGGTAGCCCTGAATCCGAATAATCCCGCGACATGGGGCAAAGTTCAGCGCAACGCGCCGTGCCCCTGCGGGTCAGGACGGAAATACAAGCATTGTCATGGAGCTCAGGCCTGAGCCGGACGCGACGTCCGGATCAGGCCGTCTGATCTACATGTGGATGGCGCGCCCTTCGACGGCCATCGCAGCCTCTTTGACGGCCTCTGAGAGGGTCGGGTGGGCATGGCAGGTGCGGGCGAGATCTTCTGATGAGCCGCCGAACTCCATCAGAACGGCAACCTCGTGGATCATCTCACCGGCATTGGTGCCGATGATGTGGCACCCGAGCACCCGGTCGGTTTTCGAATCCGCCAGAAACTTAACGTAGCCGTCGGTGGTGCGATTGGCCTTGGCGCGACCATTGGCCATGAAGGGAAACTTGCCGACTTTGTAATCGATTCCCGCGGCTTTGAGCTCTTCTTCGGTCTGCCCGACACTGGC is a genomic window containing:
- the argJ gene encoding bifunctional glutamate N-acetyltransferase/amino-acid acetyltransferase ArgJ, with protein sequence MLMATKLPVSPLAPDSNPSLNPIAGVRLAAVEAGIRYKGRTDLMLAVLPPGTVAAGSLTRSKTASAPVDWCRQQLGHGGARALLVNSGNANAFTGRIGDEAVAISADAVARAVGCRREEVYLASTGVIGEPLPTAPILAALDSLAAAVDETKWAEAARAIMTTDTFPKSATATARLGGKSVTINGIAKGSGMIAPDMATMLAFLFTDAALPQPILQALLTASVDKSFNCTTVDGDTSTSDTVLIFATGQAGNAADVSETDPELDDFRQALDTVTRELALLVVRDGEGAQKLMTITVTGAESDLAARRIGLTIGNSPLVKTAIAGADANWGRIVMAVGKSGEAASRDKLRIAIGGIQVAVAGMRDPDYHEPDVVPHMKGRDITIDVDVGVGDGRATVWSCDLTHGYIDINADYRS
- a CDS encoding peptidylprolyl isomerase, coding for MTLKKGLCSVAAVAIALTLSPMAMAQQVPPEDPVVAKVNGYEIHASEVKLAADDLPQLSEVPPQLRYAFVVEYLIERHLMAQEGVKESIADTNEYKRRLAFYQAKALRDAFFQAKIQPTVKEEEVRKIYDEQAAKVNASERVHAKHILVDTEEQAQDALTKIKAGANFEDLAKQISKDGSAQYGGDLDFFSADEMVPEFSQVAFALKPGEISDPVKTQYGWHIIKVVERKQGGAEPYEKVKNGLTLIVLRQKVQEKVAELRKASDVELVDPDLKRLKTQMEEMQKGQQPTQPGQPPAQAKPAQ
- the secA gene encoding preprotein translocase subunit SecA, with product MVSFSALASKIFGTSNEKRLKRYYDTVASINAMEPEIARLTDEELRGQTVKFREQLAAGKNLNDLLVPAFATIREAAKRVLGQRHFDVQLIGGMVQHEGKISEMRTGEGKTLVSTAPGYLNALTGQGVHVVTVNDYLASRDAEWMGRVYKFLGLTVGCIIHGLDDQQRREAYHCDITYGTNNEFGFDYLRDNMKFHLEDMVQRGHVFAIVDEVDSILIDEARTPLIISGPLEDRSELYLKVDDFIPLLLPEHYEVDEKQKTVSLTEDGNQLLESQLQEAGMLEGDSLYDVENVSVVHHINQALRAHKLFQKDRDYIVKDAQVIIIDEFTGRMMPGRRYSEGLHQALEAKERVQIQPENQTLASITFQNYFRLYKKLAGMTGTAATEANEFDDIYKLQVLEIPTNLPVKRIDDDDEVYRTAREKYLSIIELVKQCRERGQPLLVGTASIEKSEVLSAMLKEQKVVHSVLNARYHEQEAQIIAQAGVPGAVTIATNMAGRGTDIQLGGNADMRIAAELSDVTDEAEFARRAQAIREEVARHKETVLAAGGLYVVGTERHESRRIDNQLRGRSGRQGDPGHSRFFLSLEDDLMRIFGSERMDTMLQRLGIQEGEAIIHPWINKALEKAQQKVEARNFDIRKNVLKYDDVMNDQRKVIFEQRIEIMRGQEISDTVDDMRHQVIHDLVAEHIPERAYAEQWDVTGLHERVIEVLAYDLPIEDWAKEEGIADEEIRERIATHVNGGYEAKRERYTPDIMQQIEKAVLLQTLDHLWREHLVTLDHLRQAVSLRGYAQRDPLNEYKTEAFTLFESVLARLREAVTAQLMRVELAQDVPPEFLEHDELPMMEAHHANPFTGEDEMNEPALAFAGGAQWGGPSRMAAEPVALNPNNPATWGKVQRNAPCPCGSGRKYKHCHGAQA